The nucleotide window CACGATAAGGGAGAGGTCGAGGACGGGCGGCAGGCGGTTTTCGCTGATTAAGGAGTCGTTCTCGGCCCTCACCTCCGCCCCGCCCGGGATACCGTTGGGCATGTGCGTCCGAACCCACTCGTAGCGGTCCGAGGTTCGAAAGAAAAGGCGACTCTTCTGCCACGTCCACTGCGTCCAGGAGAGGTGGCGGATGGCCTGCACGCACggcgcgaggcggccgccaaaGCCGTCGCTGTCTTTGGCTgtcagcggcaccgcggtCATCGGCGATGTCGTCGACAGCGACTCGCTGTACTCCTGCAGCTGGGGAAGGGTGAAGTACACCTGAAGATCCTCGCGAGTGACGAGGCCGACAAACTTGTAGCGCAtctgcgtcgctgccgacgctgtTGTGGATGTGTTCATCGCAGATcgaggcgccagcgcaccAGCCGGGGCGACAGGGGGGGCGCTGGCTTCACCGGACCCGCGCTTCGTGCCGTCCTGCTGGCGCAGTGCGAATGCGCTGGCTGACCCTCTTCGCGGGGACGTCGCTttctcgtcatcgccgtcggcggcggcatcgtcgatCGGAACGGCCTCTACAACAGGGAAGGCGTGGTGTGTGCTGTCGCGCAGAGCggccagcaccacctccgtaCGCtcgcgcatccgcagcgtcACCACCTCAGACGCCATGACGTCGGCCGCCGTCAGCTGCTCGAACTCCGGCTTCACGATGTTTGGTGGCAGGTAGGGGACGCTGTCCATGAGCAGCATTTGATGGTACAGGGGCTCGCACAACCAGTCCGCCGTCGTCTTGGACATGACGATCGCCACCATGACAGGCAGCAGGTagtgcagctccgccgacaGCTCGACCATGATGACGCAGATGGCCATCGACATACGCGAGGTGCCGGCGAGgaaggcgccggcgccgatgagGGCGAAGACACCGGGGTCCATCCACGCATCTGCCGCCGCGTAGCCGCGCGGCACGCCAGGGATCTTCGCGACGCCGATATGGAACATGAGCAGACCGAACAGGCGGCCAAAGACGGCGCCAAGCACGAGGCTGGGCACGACAAGACCACCCGACACGGACGTGCCGCTGGCCatgcaggcggaggcgaagtAGATGAGAAAGTACACAATCAGCGTCATCACAGGGAACTCCCCGGCCGTCTGCCGCGAGAAGAGATGGCGGATCGTGTTCTTGCCAGAGGCCATGTTGAGCGTCCCGAGCGGCGAGTACGTCCTGGGCTTGGTGCAGGTGTTGTTGAAGAGGCGCCAGCCGCCCTCTGTGCCCCACTGTTGCACCGTCTCGTTGACAGTGCCGATGTCGTGCAGTTCGGCGCACGGGgagacgagggagaggacgTACATgcagctggagaagacggcgccgATCACGACCGGCTCAAGGAAGCGGCGGAACTGGTATGGCCGTAacacgcggcgccgccacttGATAAGGATCAGGTTCGCTTTGGTGAAGAAGGCAGCCAAGGAGCCCATGACGATGCCGAGGAACAGCGAGGGAATGATGGACACCAGGTTCAGCGGTATGGTGATGTTGACCTCGAACaacacggcggccgcgttcGAGACCCAGCCCAGCAGCCGCCGGCCCTCGACGATTGAGTTGATAATGGTGCTAAAGGTGAAGCACAGCATCGTGGCGAGGAAGATCTGTCCGTTGGAGCTCTGGTCCCAAAAACTGCTGACCTCCTCCATGACGAAGAGCAGGCCGCCGATCGGGGCACCAAAGGCGACGGAcacgccgcacgccgcaccGGCCGTTATGAAGTCGCGGCGATCCTTGTTGTTGCGGAAAGCCTGGAACATCGATGTTTGAAATCCAAGGGTGCGACTGCGGCCCTGCGTCACGCCGGCCCCGGTGATAGCGCCGAGGTGGATGAGGGGCGCCTCCAGCCCCACGGGCAGCCCACCGGCAACGGCGCAGATGCACGAGACGGCTTTCGCGATAAAAGTGCGCAGGTTCATGGCTTTGCGGAGG belongs to Leishmania donovani BPK282A1 complete genome, chromosome 4 and includes:
- a CDS encoding chloride channel protein, putative — protein: MQLSPDDFEGAVARPPLHYRQSWLEWFWRALCETANPNTMHTEYLTPAELEKQASFESLDYYKPYPDMYVEYLRESQEGRRHQYAQGDAAAASPAADVNGGISHETDSGSAGRTRYSVSYPLGSMAESFARLQMDTAERHVTLRWLLHVLIALSVGVVATVVSYAVDILEKYRAEVLYGIMASQRHRSIGNLQGLLYTVIGSVVLVAIAAGVVVYFEPAASGGGIPDVMAYLNGVHLRKAMNLRTFIAKAVSCICAVAGGLPVGLEAPLIHLGAITGAGVTQGRSRTLGFQTSMFQAFRNNKDRRDFITAGAACGVSVAFGAPIGGLLFVMEEVSSFWDQSSNGQIFLATMLCFTFSTIINSIVEGRRLLGWVSNAAAVLFEVNITIPLNLVSIIPSLFLGIVMGSLAAFFTKANLILIKWRRRVLRPYQFRRFLEPVVIGAVFSSCMYVLSLVSPCAELHDIGTVNETVQQWGTEGGWRLFNNTCTKPRTYSPLGTLNMASGKNTIRHLFSRQTAGEFPVMTLIVYFLIYFASACMASGTSVSGGLVVPSLVLGAVFGRLFGLLMFHIGVAKIPGVPRGYAAADAWMDPGVFALIGAGAFLAGTSRMSMAICVIMVELSAELHYLLPVMVAIVMSKTTADWLCEPLYHQMLLMDSVPYLPPNIVKPEFEQLTAADVMASEVVTLRMRERTEVVLAALRDSTHHAFPVVEAVPIDDAAADGDDEKATSPRRGSASAFALRQQDGTKRGSGEASAPPVAPAGALAPRSAMNTSTTASAATQMRYKFVGLVTREDLQVYFTLPQLQEYSESLSTTSPMTAVPLTAKDSDGFGGRLAPCVQAIRHLSWTQWTWQKSRLFFRTSDRYEWVRTHMPNGIPGGAEVRAENDSLISENRLPPVLDLSLIVNRSPWVIPPFFNLQMTYQTFRMMGLRHMVVVDGDTVAGMITRKDLLVNSLRHRMKELSARLATADSAAPSLPPSYTKHGILGDQVQRSHSEGGRDEVDGGLPTRAGARANSAAAPLEFRDSASTNDRGSASAWKSSSPNVFASAGGEAPTKQHWSFLQPTEAAAAPTTSSAPISSPLTALFGSTSSPSTVRGSGGPGFPTAPMVAAAAYRTSTSSPPRVTAHEPGSEAAAALAWNGSRGVAEADTRGSSVASMFANGHQAPATPPLPADVASLFK